GCACTCGGGTCTCGCTCTCGATAAAATCATCATTTCCCCAGACGCTCTCGAGCCCACTTTGAACTCGAGCCACTGGAGAAATCTGTTGATTTGCCTGCGTTCTCCTTGAATCGCTTTTGTTTGCCCTTTGCGCTGTTGACCAAGAATGTCGACCTCGTCCCGGTTTTTCCGCGGCGCAACCCGATAATAAAACGAGGCACGACaataaatgccaattttaacGACTGTGCAGCAGATGCACGCTCGCTCTGTACATGAGTGATGCATTCCGTGGTTCAAGGCTGAATCGTCTGTCCACACGCTCAATTTCACTCGCGGAGAACCGTGCGGTTGAATGCACTTGGAGCATGCCATTCACTCTGTGTACGTTGGCTAATCGAGGGCgaaatgataaaattccaagcagATGCATGCACATGAGAAATTGCTACATTCATCGCAGACTTTGCATTTCCCGTTGTTGCAACGCTCTATCTGGCAACCAACTTAAATCGGAAGCAAATTTAACATAGGAAATGaacaaggaaataaattaattccagaAGCATCCACGTCTTgaagatcaaaattaaagcaaaaccACTGTACAAAGAAATCAAGGATGAGCTTCATCGTGGCGGTTGCAAGAGGAAAATGAGTACTCTGTCAAACAGCACAAACACGCACAACTAAAACTAATGAAAAAGTACGAGAGCACTGCTTCAAGAccgattgtttttaattaaaggctcCAGTGCGTGACAGTCGTCGTGAGAATGTTAGGGGAAATTACCTGAGCGTGCGGCAAATGGGCGTGGAGAAGAAGCAGTAAATGAGCGGGTTGGCGGCCGAATTCAGGGGCGCCAGCGACTGGATGAACGTGGCCACCGCGATGTTTGTCTGTGTGTTTGGCACGTGGCCGAAAACCTGCAGAAGGTCGAATACCATGTATGGGCTCCAACAAAGGACGAACActgaaattttatagaaaaggaaataaaatatcatcagTAAGAAATACTTCGCTATCTGCTATCAGAGAtgtcaaatatttcattcctgtttcaaaattgttggGTATTTGCAATTGGGTTCAGAAAAAAACGTTtcttcaaggaaaaaattcacTTAACTCATGGCGCTATATACATGGTAGCAATTTTTACGCCCACAAAAGCAAATCATGTAAACAAAAACATCGCATTTCGTATGTTAAATTATCTCATTCGCAATGCTTAATTTATCCGCCATGAACAGTGATATTGGATTTTAGGTTCcacttttttttcttaaactaCAACAACTCACCAAATACAATGATGAACGTCATCTTAACTGTCTTAATTTTTGCCCTTGGAATGATCCCCCTGGAACTTGCTCTCCTGCTATCTGCATCTTCCCTGCTACGAGAGCTGGAATCTGAGcggggaaaataatttttgtataatatcAATGTCATTCCTCATAATATAATTCtgtataaatatacaaaatctTTACTTCTGTGGCTTCCATTGCGATGACATCGCTTCTTTTTGCCCGTCAACATTTTGCTTTTGGACCAGATGGTGATCACAATCACCGCATAGCAAAATGTGATAATCAAGGCTGGAATGAAGAAGAGGGACACCGATACCAACACCATGTACACCTGCCACTGCCATTGGTCCAGTTCGATCCAGCACTGCAGCTTTCCTGGaacacaaatatttgaagcccggcgaaataattttcaatcagcttTCTAAAGGCAATTTAGAAATAACGAGTTGAAAGAGGGAGATTGAAAGCTTCGCAGCCAAAGTCAATAGCAAaccaaatatttgatttcatatAGAGAtgataaacttttttaatttcaatatctCTCCCTAAAAGATCTCGACACCCTGAGGGGGTGAAGCATTGAGTGTGCTTTATCGCTGAGTATGGGCGAACAAGAGGACACTCCTGGCCTTGCGTGGGATTTCCTTTCAACTGTTCACACACCAAATGTCCACGTTCGTTTAACTTGCTACTAAATTTGGAGCAGAACAATAAACATTGCGGGCAGTGGAACGGAAGGGACTGAATGGTGGAGGAGAGTGTTTTGTGGGCAGATTATATTTGAGGGAAATATATaaacttgaaattatatttgccATTGTAGCGGTCCCCGCACACCATGATTTGGAAGTTGTACATTAGtatatattaaaacaaaatatgtgAACTGGACTTGAAGTAAACGTTAACtactttgaaattcaatcaagcAAACATGCGTGCAGATTTTATTCGTGGCAAGGAACagctttcaatttgcaaagaTAAATGTGATCTCATCAGCGGCGTGCTGGGGCGACAAGACAGGGTCGTGCGTGGTGATTTATGGAACCCGCTGAACGGCAGTTCCACGCAACCCTCCAGCCATCCGTGAATGATCCCTGGTGGACAAAAGTTGCGGCCATTGTTCGGTTTTGTGTGTGATTAATTGCCTAGGCCAGCGCAAATAATTTCGGCGAGTGCCCGGCCAGTTTTTTTTGTCAGCTTGGAACAAAACGCAGACATGTACAAATTTGGGTTCAATTACTAAAATACAGTGCACGCAGTGGCCTGACGTGTGCGCCTGTAGGCGAATTCGCGTTTTCGTTGGATGTTTGCTCTAGTTATCACGCTCAAATATAGCAGGGACTCATTAAGCAGGTGTTTACACACGAGTGTGCATATGCCGCGCTCAGAGGAGCACGCGTGAATTATAAAAGACAAGCGCCGGCTCTCTCACAGGCTGCTCAGCCAAGGCGCAGCGTACGCGTGcgggaaatggaaaaaaacgtGTGCTCTCCGGCTGTTTGATGTGTGTGAGGCCGGCAAGTAAAAAGGACGCAATTAAAGCTCTGGACTAAAAGGTGAAAAGGAAGAAGAAAGGTGTTTAACTGATGTGAGCTGTTTGCACATCAAAGCAGGGGTTGTTAAAGCTTATCAAATCCTCGAAAGTTCGCATGTTACCTCTGAAATTTTGCCATTAAGCCCTCACGTAGTAATTAGTGTGCTTGCTAAATATTTCAGACTTCCTAAACTGTCATTacaaaatcgttttaaaatttttaaattaaaattgctttctcAGAaagacaaatattaaattcagagtcatttaaattaattacatccTTGGTCTAGAATTAGTAACTATTGATTTTTGCGTGGGATAAACTACGTCGTTAAATCTGCAGATGGAAAATCTTATTGCGCAGCTTCGTTTTGTTTGAAGCATATAGTAAAGTTCTTACCTTGAATTTCCTTCTCTTCGTAAAGTATTAGCAAAGGGATGGAAAACACAGCGCTGAGCAGCCATGCCACTGCCACAAGAATCCTAGATCGTCGCCCTAAATCAAAGCAAGTTGCGGttggagagagaaagaggaaatgAGGTAATAAACTGGAAACGCAGTTATGCAACCAGCGTAACGTCTGCTCTCAACGTGTTGCATACTGCGGAGCGGCAGGCGCttctttgttgaaaaatgttgTGAAGTTTTTGATGCAATCGCAATTACATAGCATAAATGCAGAAAATTATGAAGCAGAGGCATTTTTTTATAGCGAACACCAAATAGCATtagcttttcattttaattcattcaaaattcatgACTCTCTTTAGaaagaaattgcatttttatattttaccgTCATTAATCAACAATAAACCTGAATATGATCTCATTAGAAAAGGGAAACAAATTTACGCATTACGAGATAATGTGAATGTAAAACATGCAtgcaaaattctaaaaatctccggacaaagaaattatttataatgtcTAAAGCAATTTTCGCCCTCCAAAAAGTGCAGAGCAGTGCTTACAGCTGCCCGAAAAATTCATGGGGTGTGTAATGGCATCGTAGCGGTCTATGCTGAGCACCACAAGCACATATGTGGACGA
The nucleotide sequence above comes from Cloeon dipterum chromosome X, ieCloDipt1.1, whole genome shotgun sequence. Encoded proteins:
- the LOC135947270 gene encoding cardioacceleratory peptide receptor-like isoform X1, which gives rise to MESGSQAMTTEAGLVFSTAETWNATFENNSTEEMNSFYFYQTEQVTVLWILFVLIVLGNSAVLAALLLDSKGRKSRMNFFIMHLAFADLSVGLISVLTDIVWRITVTWHAGHVACKLIRFSQGMVTYSSTYVLVVLSIDRYDAITHPMNFSGSWRRSRILVAVAWLLSAVFSIPLLILYEEKEIQGKLQCWIELDQWQWQVYMVLVSVSLFFIPALIITFCYAVIVITIWSKSKMLTGKKKRCHRNGSHRNSSSRSREDADSRRASSRGIIPRAKIKTVKMTFIIVFVFVLCWSPYMVFDLLQVFGHVPNTQTNIAVATFIQSLAPLNSAANPLIYCFFSTPICRTLRRVPPLSWLSICFPDMQRRRQEANSRCLRYGGTNSTTMTETMTHLSTRRNVRLAANQQSSNYCRQPPPRVAVTLV
- the LOC135947270 gene encoding cardioacceleratory peptide receptor-like isoform X2; its protein translation is MESGSQAMTTEAGLVFSTAETWNATFENNSTEEMNSFYFYQTEQVTVLWILFVLIVLGNSAVLAALLLDSKGRKSRMNFFIMHLAFADLSVGLISVLTDIVWRITVTWHAGHVACKLIRFSQGMVTYSSTYVLVVLSIDRYDAITHPMNFSGSWRRSRILVAVAWLLSAVFSIPLLILYEEKEIQGKLQCWIELDQWQWQVYMVLVSVSLFFIPALIITFCYAVIVITIWSKSKMLTGKKKRCHRNGSHRNSSSRSREDADSRRASSRGIIPRAKIKTVKMTFIIVFVFVLCWSPYMVFDLLQVFGHVPNTQTNIAVATFIQSLAPLNSAANPLIYCFFSTPICRTLRFRQKEMRPSSTCV